One Ciconia boyciana chromosome 9, ASM3463844v1, whole genome shotgun sequence genomic window carries:
- the SLC7A6OS gene encoding probable RNA polymerase II nuclear localization protein SLC7A6OS isoform X2, translating to MEPAAVLRVKRKRGGTEPAEALLLACKRLRTECGGAQPVERSLFKLVATVSSKNEPVQKYVQEVITRDKAQSLRPSLGNTQRIIQELRSSKEVKRKENRYRVIASHRPNCTETFTPVINGKSSIDGDRSDSETTEDASQKESGTVDKSLDCCGKFQLFDIEQEEEVVGDSSVTAANPQKTDPDVIICNAVEMIRERLNISEDGKKEHCEKEDEYVYDIYYMETSAPGWIQNILSVQPYREECELVDDYNVPGEIYEDEDDENDENNWRNDYPDEDEFLPEEDGDGEKESEESFSDEDQCYRRRTWNKYRQEVLQEFGYDEIQDLDSD from the exons ATGGAGCCGGCGGCGGTGCTGCGTGTCAAGCGGAAGCGCGGCGGGACGGAGCCGGCCGAGGCGCTGCTCCTCGCCTGCAAGCGGCTGCGCACGGAGTGCGGCGGCGCCCAGCCGGTAGAGAGGAGCCTCTTCAAGCTGGTGGCGACCGTGTCCTCCAAG AATGAACCAGTTCAGAAATACGTTCAAGAAGTGATCACTCGAGACAAAGCTCAAAGTCTGCGACCCTCTTTAGGAAACACTCAGCGAATCATTCAGGAACTCCGTTCTTCCAAGGaagtgaaaaggaaggaaaaccgTTATCGTGTAATAGCCAGCCATCGACCTAACTGTACTGAAACGTTTACACCTGTCATAAATGGCAAGTCATCGATTGATGGTGACAGATCAGACTCTGAAACAACGGAAGATGCTTCACAAAAGGAGAGCGGCACTGTTGATAAGAGTTTGGACTGCTGTGGGAAGTTCCAGTTGTTTGATATTGAACAAGAAGAGGAGGTGGTGGGAGACTCCAGTGTAACAGCTGCAAACCCACAG aagaCTGATCCAGATGTGATTATTTGCAATGCAGTAGAGATGATCCGTGAGCgtttaaacatttctgaagatgGTAAAAAAGAACACTGTGAGAAAGAAGATGAGTATGTTTATGACATCTACTATATGGAAACATCAGCCCCTGGTTGGATCCAAAATATCCTTTCTGTACAGCCCTACAGAGAAGAATGTGAACTG GTAGATGATTATAATGTTCCAGGGGAAATATAtgaagatgaagatgatgaaaatgatgaaaataacTGGCGTAATGATTATCCTGATGAAGATGAATTCTTACCTGAGGAAGATGGTGATGGAGAAAAAG AGTCTGAAGAGAGCTTCAGTGATGAGGACCAGTGTTACAGGAGAAGAACATGGAACAAATACCGACAGGAGGTTCTACAAGAATTTGGATATGATGAGATCCAAGATTTGGATTCTGACTAA
- the SLC7A6OS gene encoding probable RNA polymerase II nuclear localization protein SLC7A6OS isoform X1 — protein sequence MEPAAVLRVKRKRGGTEPAEALLLACKRLRTECGGAQPVERSLFKLVATVSSKNEPVQKYVQEVITRDKAQSLRPSLGNTQRIIQELRSSKEVKRKENRYRVIASHRPNCTETFTPVINGKSSIDGDRSDSETTEDASQKESGTVDKSLDCCGKFQLFDIEQEEEVVGDSSVTAANPQQKTDPDVIICNAVEMIRERLNISEDGKKEHCEKEDEYVYDIYYMETSAPGWIQNILSVQPYREECELVDDYNVPGEIYEDEDDENDENNWRNDYPDEDEFLPEEDGDGEKESEESFSDEDQCYRRRTWNKYRQEVLQEFGYDEIQDLDSD from the exons ATGGAGCCGGCGGCGGTGCTGCGTGTCAAGCGGAAGCGCGGCGGGACGGAGCCGGCCGAGGCGCTGCTCCTCGCCTGCAAGCGGCTGCGCACGGAGTGCGGCGGCGCCCAGCCGGTAGAGAGGAGCCTCTTCAAGCTGGTGGCGACCGTGTCCTCCAAG AATGAACCAGTTCAGAAATACGTTCAAGAAGTGATCACTCGAGACAAAGCTCAAAGTCTGCGACCCTCTTTAGGAAACACTCAGCGAATCATTCAGGAACTCCGTTCTTCCAAGGaagtgaaaaggaaggaaaaccgTTATCGTGTAATAGCCAGCCATCGACCTAACTGTACTGAAACGTTTACACCTGTCATAAATGGCAAGTCATCGATTGATGGTGACAGATCAGACTCTGAAACAACGGAAGATGCTTCACAAAAGGAGAGCGGCACTGTTGATAAGAGTTTGGACTGCTGTGGGAAGTTCCAGTTGTTTGATATTGAACAAGAAGAGGAGGTGGTGGGAGACTCCAGTGTAACAGCTGCAAACCCACAG cagaagaCTGATCCAGATGTGATTATTTGCAATGCAGTAGAGATGATCCGTGAGCgtttaaacatttctgaagatgGTAAAAAAGAACACTGTGAGAAAGAAGATGAGTATGTTTATGACATCTACTATATGGAAACATCAGCCCCTGGTTGGATCCAAAATATCCTTTCTGTACAGCCCTACAGAGAAGAATGTGAACTG GTAGATGATTATAATGTTCCAGGGGAAATATAtgaagatgaagatgatgaaaatgatgaaaataacTGGCGTAATGATTATCCTGATGAAGATGAATTCTTACCTGAGGAAGATGGTGATGGAGAAAAAG AGTCTGAAGAGAGCTTCAGTGATGAGGACCAGTGTTACAGGAGAAGAACATGGAACAAATACCGACAGGAGGTTCTACAAGAATTTGGATATGATGAGATCCAAGATTTGGATTCTGACTAA